A region from the Medicago truncatula cultivar Jemalong A17 chromosome 6, MtrunA17r5.0-ANR, whole genome shotgun sequence genome encodes:
- the LOC112422498 gene encoding uncharacterized protein, which translates to MERSFGHYVHVLVDMELNKDLVHRILVERKGFAFFVDIEYEALPDFCTNCQVTGHHVQICKKLKAQDGNHDPQKVRGKAKIRPEWVSKRPNTKQPEAVPIEKSVTKSPARSKDDLALDNLKLMRPLRHAMQPLLGKVHNRTILPILQIRLFMRLVVIVLSLCCELESSSKSLDSVPSRPELAQQDIYFLKESWTNLETSKAITLNQEGFLAMQIIPVNVHAAQQTQQNPIVDDEGFQQVISKGTKRKL; encoded by the coding sequence ATGGAAAGATCTTTTGGACATTACGTACATGTTTTAGTTGATATGGAACTGAATAAGGATTTGGTACACAGGATTCTAGtagaaagaaagggatttgcTTTTTTTGTTGACATTGAGTATGAAGCATTACCTGATTTTTGTACTAATTGTCAAGTGACTGGACATCATGTTCAAATTTGCAAGAAATTGAAAGCACAAGATGGTAATCATGATCCACAGAAGGTGCGGGGTAAGGCAAAGATTAGACCGGAATGGGTCTCTAAAAGACCTAATACTAAACAACCTGAGGCTGTTCCCATTGAAAAGTCTGTAACCAAATCTCCAGCAAGAAGCAAGGATGATTTAGCACTTGACAATCTGAAATTAATGAGGCCATTGAGGCACGCAATGCAGCCTTTGCTAGGAAAAGTGCATAACCGAACAATTCTTCCAATACTCCAAATCAGATTATTCATGAGGTTAGTGGTGATAGTTCTGAGTTTGTGTTGTGAGTTAGAATCTTCAAGTAAAAGTCTGGATAGTGTTCCTTCTAGACCTGAATTAGCTCAACAAGACATATATTTTCTCAAAGAATCTTGGACAAATCTAGAAACATCAAAAGCAATTACTTTAAATCAGGAAGGTTTTCTTGCGATGCAAATAATTCCTGTCAATGTTCATGCTGCTCAACAAACTCAGCAAAACcctattgttgatgatgaaggcTTTCAACAGGTTATTTCAAAAGGAACTAAAAGAAAGCTCTGA